A single region of the Phaenicophaeus curvirostris isolate KB17595 chromosome 4, BPBGC_Pcur_1.0, whole genome shotgun sequence genome encodes:
- the LOC138719557 gene encoding placenta-specific gene 8 protein-like isoform X1, with the protein MASSCVVTIQPQQGMATTRGSWQTGLMDCCSDCSVCCCGMFCFPCLCCQVALDMDECCLCGNSVAMRTLYRTRYNIPGSICSDFCITMWCSVCSVCQIKRDINRRRNLGILW; encoded by the exons ATGGCCTCCTCCTGTGTCGTGACGATCCAGCCACAGCAAGGCATGGCCACCACAAGAGGCTCGTGGCAGACAGGGCTGATGGATTGCTGCAGCGACTGCAGCGTCT GTTGCTGTGGGATGTTCTGTTTCCCCTGTCTTTGTTGCCAAGTGGCTTTGGACATGGACGAATGTTGCTTGTGTGGGAACAGCGTGGCCATGAGGACCCTCTACCGCACCAGATACAACATCCCG ggGTCCATTTGCTCTGACTTCTGCATCACCatgtggtgttctgtgtgttcTGTTTGCCAAATTAAGAGAGACATCAACCGCAGGAGGAATCTGGGCATACTCTGGTAA
- the LOC138719557 gene encoding placenta-specific gene 8 protein-like isoform X2 encodes MASSCVVTIQPQQGMATTRGSWQTGLMDCCSDCSVCCCGMFCFPCLCCQVALDMDECCLCGNSVAMRTLYRTRYNIPGSICSDFCITMWCSVCSVCQIKRDINRRRNLGIL; translated from the exons ATGGCCTCCTCCTGTGTCGTGACGATCCAGCCACAGCAAGGCATGGCCACCACAAGAGGCTCGTGGCAGACAGGGCTGATGGATTGCTGCAGCGACTGCAGCGTCT GTTGCTGTGGGATGTTCTGTTTCCCCTGTCTTTGTTGCCAAGTGGCTTTGGACATGGACGAATGTTGCTTGTGTGGGAACAGCGTGGCCATGAGGACCCTCTACCGCACCAGATACAACATCCCG ggGTCCATTTGCTCTGACTTCTGCATCACCatgtggtgttctgtgtgttcTGTTTGCCAAATTAAGAGAGACATCAACCGCAGGAGGAATCTGGGCATACTCTG A
- the PLAC8 gene encoding placenta-specific gene 8 protein isoform X2 codes for MASNYVITVQPPLSAARQAGEWQTGLLDCCSDFGVCICGAFCFPCLGCQVAGDMDECCLCGPSVAMRTLYRTRYNIPGSILNDFMSVLCCPMCALCQLKRDINQRKQLGIF; via the exons ATGGCCTCTAACTATGTGATCACAGTCCAGCCCCCATTGTCAGCTGCCAGACAGGCAGGCGAGTGGCAGACAGGGCTGCTGGACTGCTGCTCTGACTTTGGCGTGT GTATTTGCGGAGCCTTCTGCTTCCCCTGTCTGGGGTGCCAGGTGGCCGGGGACATGGATGAGTGCTGCCTGTGTGGCCCCAGCGTGGCCATGAGGACGCTCTACCGCACCAGATACAACATCCCG GGCTCCATTCTGAATGACTTCATGTCCGTACTGTGCTGCCCCATGTGTGCACTCTGCCAGCTGAAGAGGGACATCAACCAGAGGAAGCAGCTGGGCATATTCTG A
- the PLAC8 gene encoding placenta-specific gene 8 protein isoform X1, whose protein sequence is MASNYVITVQPPLSAARQAGEWQTGLLDCCSDFGVCICGAFCFPCLGCQVAGDMDECCLCGPSVAMRTLYRTRYNIPGSILNDFMSVLCCPMCALCQLKRDINQRKQLGIFW, encoded by the exons ATGGCCTCTAACTATGTGATCACAGTCCAGCCCCCATTGTCAGCTGCCAGACAGGCAGGCGAGTGGCAGACAGGGCTGCTGGACTGCTGCTCTGACTTTGGCGTGT GTATTTGCGGAGCCTTCTGCTTCCCCTGTCTGGGGTGCCAGGTGGCCGGGGACATGGATGAGTGCTGCCTGTGTGGCCCCAGCGTGGCCATGAGGACGCTCTACCGCACCAGATACAACATCCCG GGCTCCATTCTGAATGACTTCATGTCCGTACTGTGCTGCCCCATGTGTGCACTCTGCCAGCTGAAGAGGGACATCAACCAGAGGAAGCAGCTGGGCATATTCTGGTAA
- the COQ2 gene encoding 4-hydroxybenzoate polyprenyltransferase, mitochondrial, whose protein sequence is MAALLARLSRGCPGLRAASRFPLPAAAAAPPLLLHRPSAPPTPPPGPPRPLSFSAAELVRAAPGPLRPYLRLMRLHQPAGTWLLYLPCTWSIGLAAEPGCLPDWHMLSLFGIGAVLMRGAGCTINDMWDRDYDKKVARTASRPLAAGDISTFQSFVFLGGQLSLALCVLLCLNYYSILLGAASLSLVITYPLMKRVTYWPQLVLGLTFNWGALLGWSAIKGSCEWSVCLPLYLAGVMWTLVYDTIYAHQDKRDDIIIGVKSTALHFKEDTKQWLSGFSLAMLLSLCMAGMNCDQTFPYYSAVAAIGAHLAHQIYTLDTDKPEDCWKKFASNRTVGVLLFIGIVLGNLWKRKDSKNVGRPLEDS, encoded by the exons ATGGCGGCGCTCCTGGCCAGGCTCAGCCGGGGCTGCCCGGGCCTCCGCGCCGCTTCTCGCTTTCCCCTccccgccgctgccgccgcgccgccgctgctgctgcaCCGCCCCTCCGCGCCGCCGACGCCGCCGCCGGGACCCCCGCGGCCGCTCAGCTTCTCGGCGGCCGAGCTGGTGCGCGCCGCGCCGGGCCCGCTGCGGCCCTACCTGCGCCTCATGCGGCTGCACCAGCCCGCGG GGACGTGGCTGTTGTATCTGCCGTGCACCTGGAGCATCGGACTGGCGGCCGAGCCGGGCTGCCTCCCAGACTGGCACATGCTGTCTCTCTTCGGCATTGGAGCAGTGCTCATGCGTGGAGCCGGCTGCACCATCAATGATATGTGGGACCGCGACTATGACAAAAAG GTTGCGAGGACAGCAAGCAGGCCCCTGGCAGCTGGAGATATCTCCACTTTTCagtcctttgtttttcttggtggACAGCTTAGCTTGGCTCTTTGTGTGCTTCTGTGCCTGAATTACTATAG TATCCTTCTGGGAGCAGCCTCTTTATCTCTTGTGATCACCTACCCACTGATGAAGAGAGTAACATACTGGCCGCAGTTAGTTTTGG GACTTACATTCAATTGGGGAGCCCTTCTTGGCTGGTCTGCCATCAAAGGGTCTTGTGAGTGGTCTGTGTGTTTGCCCTTGTACTTAGCTGGAGTAATGTGGACGCTGGTATACGATACTATTTACGCACATCAG GATAAGAGGGATGACATCATCATTGGTGTGAAGTCAACAGCATTACACTTCAAGGAGGATACAAAGCAGTGGCTCAGTGGCTTCAGCCTTGCAATGCTTCTGAGTTTGTGCATGGCAGGAATGAACTGTGACCAGACATTCCCATATTATTCAGCTGTGGCTGCCATAGGGGCTCACCTAGCGCACCAG ATTTATACTTTGGACACAGACAAACCTGAAGACTGTTGGAAGAAATTTGCTTCAAATCGTACTGTAGGAGTCCTGCTCTTCATAGGGATTGTACTTGGAAATCTGTGGAAACGAAAAGACTCAAAAAATGTAGGAAGGCCTTTAGAAGACAGTTAG